The segment ATTTTCCTTATTAAGCTCTCTGGCACATAATTGTCTATAAAAGAAGCTTAACTCCGCCAAAGTCACCCATATACTCTCAGGAAGGAAGCCACGGAATGCTGCAGGTAGCAAACGCTCCATAAATATGTGATAATCATGGCTTTTCATGCCAAAAATCTTTTTTTGTGCCAAATTCACCCCACGGCTAATATTGGCTGCATATCCATCAGGGAATTTTAGTTCTTTAAACCACTTGAGAATGGTGACCTTATCATTCTTATCAATACAATAAGATGCCTTTGGCTTATGCCACTTGCCATTAGCTTTTAGTTCCAGATGCAACCATGGTCGATGGCAAATCTCCTGTAAATCTTGTCTTGCCTTCACATTGTCCTTGGTCTTATCAGCGATGTCAAAGCAAGTATTCCAAATAGCTTCAGCAACATTTTTCTCATTGTGCATGACATCAATATTGTGGCGAAGCATCAATTTGCTGAAGTAAGGAAGTCTCCAAAAACATGATATATGTCTCCAATTGTGCTTTTTCCCATAATTATCAGAATCTGTTATGGATGCATTCATTTGAGCTTGAACTTGCTCTCCTGAAAGTTGGCTTGGTCTCCCATGATGTATTGTTGTGTCCTTTCGAAATGCATTTGATTGATTTCGAAACTCGTGATCAGTTGGAAGGAAACACTGATGGCAATCAAACCAGCAGCTTTTCCCTCCATTATTGAGCCGGAATGCCTTTGATTCACACAAACATGTTGGACATGCTAAGTTACCATTGGTGCTCCAACCCACAAAATCACCATAGGCACGAAAATCATGGACTGACCAAAGATATGCTGCCTTCATAGTGAAGTTTTCCTTCTTCGAAGCATCCCATGTTGTCACACCAACCCATATATCAAGTAACTCATCCACCAAAGGTTCCAATAAAGAACTTAAGTTCTTTCCAGGATGTTGAGGACCAGGGATAACAAGGGCAAGCATTATGTTCTCTGGTTTCATGCAAATACCTGGTGGGAGATTATATGGTACCATAAACATAGGCCAACAAGAATATGTTGCAGCATTCATGTTGAATGGTGTGAATCCATCTATAGCTAGACCAAGTCTAACATTCCTAGGATCTTgtgcaaaattagaaaaatctctATCAAATTGAGCCCATGCTTCACCATCTGATGGGTGCATCATCACATTTGGCTTATGTGGAGGGTGTTCTTTGTGCCATCGCATTAGGACTGCTATCTCCTCATTACTATACAGCCTTTGCAACCTGGGTGTGATAGGGAGATACCTTAGCACCTTACGTGGAACTTTGCTATGCTCATTCTCATATCGAGAAGTTTTGCAAAAATCACATATAACTTTCTCAGCATTGTCTTTGTAGTAAAGCATGCAATTGTTGTAGCacacatcaattttttcatatggcATCCCAAGGCCAGCAAGAGTTTTCTTTGAACGGTAGAAATTATCATCCAATTTTGACCCAGAAGGGAGGAGCTCATGGATCAATTGCATCACATCATCATAGCATGCTGCTGGCATGTTGTACTGTGACTTGATGGCAAGAAGACGAGATATGGTAGATAAACAGGAGTGTGTTGTCTGACTATGTACTTTCTCATCTGCACTAGCAACCATTCTGTAGAAAGCTTGGGCAGAGGCTGTTGGCTCTTCCTCAGAAAGCTCATAGTCACCGGCTATGTCAACCAACATGTCATCCATCCGATCCAATTCATCAAATTTCTCATTTTCTGCTGAAGTTGTAGCTTGATCTTCTTGACCAATAGAACACTCACCATGTTCTGACCAGTTCATGTAATTCTCTTTGAAACCCTCACGACACAAATGCATCTCAACCATTTGCCTTTTGTGTGAAACATAGTTTCGGCACAAGGAGCATGGGCActtaatttttccactaacaACAACATTTGGCATGGAAAAAGCATAATCCAAAAAATCCTTAGTTTGCTGTACCCACTCATCAGTTGGTGCACGACCACGTTTCCAGCCAGTATACATCCACTCACGGTTATTTGCCATATTGTGGTTCTGTATGTTCCATCATATAAAAGTTATTTCGTGTGTTTAAACTAACTATCTAGTTTTATTGCAACGACACACTATATAATATGAGAAGAATTCAGAACCTAAACATCTATGCATTAACATCTGAAAATAGTATGCTATTTTCATAAGCACAAAAGACTAATAAGCAtagtagaaaataaaatgaaaactaAATGGCATTGTTTGACATGCACACTGAATAGCTTGCACTAATTCTGTATTGACAATTCAAAAGCTGATCCACCCATTCCAATAAAAGAAAGCCACCCTATCTAGTTAAGCCACGCACTACACAGATCTCTGAATGCTTGCATCCATTTAATAAAAAGATAGTATCAAATTACTAGTTCACACCGCATGGAAATCATTTTAAAAAGCAAGAAACAAGGCTTACAAATTGATACAACAAAACTTTCTGCAttggcatttcatcaaacacctgAAGAACATCAATCACCACAAGATGTACAGAAATAATAGAGAGAAGAACAAGTACCAGAAGATTGGGGAACACCTAGCACCAATCACCGGAGaggtgagcagcagcgacgCGCATCGATCCCACGGCGAGGAGAGGAACGGCGGCTGCAGGGACGCCACCGTACAAGAGCAACAGTGCGGCAACTTGCTGAGAGAAGAGAACACACGGGAGGCGCAGGTGAGGAGAACACGCAGCGGCTCaaccggcggcgccaccggcgacaAGCATCGCTGAAGGGGAGATCAAATCCTCTCTAGGGTTCTAAGGACAGAGAGCAGAAGAGGGGAACGGAGAGCagaatgaggaggaggagagagaaacagagcTGGACTCTTCTAAATAAACTAATCAtctatttctcttctttttttcagcgTGTCATGCCAATTAAATCAATTATGGAATCAACGGTGACAGCTTTGAACGATAACAGTCACCAATATTATAAACAATACTTTTATACTTAACTGAAAAAATTTCATGTAAACTTTTGTGACTGCATAATCCATCCTGTCACcaaacaactaaaatttgtgatagtGTGATACGGCTGTCacgagagattttttttttgtgactgTTCATGCATGACCATCACAAGAGGTGTGGGGCAGTCACCAAAATtcagttttctagtagtggtagAGATACTGAACCAAAGGACAGGAGTGACGCAAAAAATTTATATGACGTGCTTGGCAGCTTTGAGTTCATACTTGGAATGGTTATTTGGCATGACATTCTATATTCTGTAAATATTGTCAGTAAGAAGTTGCAATCACCATCCATGTGCATTGATTCTACCTTACAGCATATAGAAGGTATGGTGAGTTACTTTCAGAGCTATAGAAATAATGGGTTTGCTGATAGTCTGGTTGCAGCCACAGAAATTGCACTTGAAATGGGAGTAGAGCCATCCTTCCCAGTAGAGCGTCAGTCTCAAAGGAAGAAACAATTTGATGAAACTGAGTACAATGAAGCTATTTTGCAAGCTGAGAAGGATTTTGAAgtcaattattttttagttatGGTTGATATGGCAATTAGTTCATTGAAAAGCAGATTTCAAGAACTCCAGTCATTCAATGGAATATTCGGATTTCTAATGAATTCAACATCCTTGAAGTCATTGGATGCAGCTGATCTAAAAGACCAATGCACTAAATTTGCACAAACTTTCTCTTTGGATGGTTCCTCGGATGTTGATATAAATGACCTAATTTCTGAATTAGGTTTTATACAGTTTACTTTGCCAGATAGGCCAATGTCTGCTATGGAGATTTTTGAATTTGTCACAGAAGCGGATTGTTATCCTAATATTTCCATCGCTTATCGGATCCTATTCACTATGCCTGTTACTGTGGCCTCAGCTGAAATAACCTTTTCAAAGTTGAAATTATTGAAGAATTATTTGAGGTCTGTAATGTCTCAAGAAAGATTAAATGGTTTGGCAACTTTATGCATAGAGAAGAAACTATTAGATGAAATTGATATTGATGCCATCGTCGATGACTTCGCATCACCACATGTTAGAAGAAATTTTTAAGGTAAGATATATAACTTGTttgataataattttttttatccattaCATTTATTAGAAACATCGTTATATTATTATAGTTGTATTAAAGGGCCCATTTTTCTAGCTTCACTCTAGGCCACTAAATTGACAGGACCGGGCCTATCGACAGACAGCTATCGATGAAAATCTTTCTTgaaactcttttttttcctttatcttAATAACATTCGGATGACCTCCTTCGGTCatcctggcaaaaaaaaaagtaattggATTAGTTCGATCAAGGCTGGTCAGATCAGATTACTTGTCTGCATTTTAATCCAGTTATCAATTTCCAACATGCAATTTCACAGACAAAAAGGCTAGTGGACACGTGTCCATTGTGTTTATGCATTCGTTTACTTTCAAGAAGACCGTCTGTCCCAATCATGCTAAACACATTCAGTTCCTTCTTTCCATGTTTGTATGCATGAGTGCCCCTGACTTGTATGTTTGTTAGATTACTTTTcaggtttatttttttcaccccTGAATATAGTGGAGAGGATCATTTACTGGTACTATTTACATGTGCAGTTCAAGAACTAATTCAAGTGAGATATTGGAGGAGTTAAAACTGAAAAATTTAAACAAGTGTTACCCGTAATTTCGTTTGCAAGGTAGATGGTGTTTGTTGAAGTTAATCCACACTATTGAACTGCTTCCAAACAGATTTAATTTCTTGGatgcttctcttcttcttctgtcTTCGGTGGATTTCTCTGTTGTGTGGATGGCATGTAAACAATTCCATAGTTCATATGCCAGAGAGTTCTTAAGTATCCATGTAAAGATCAGCATTTTGAATGAAGTCCAGAGCACTTTCTCCACATTGGCATTGCCGTATTCATAAACCGATAACACCTACAGTTTATGCAGGGCGACAGATAAACGCATTGTAGCATAGTATCAAAAGCCTATGTGCTTTTTATTCCTTTGGTGAAGAACCAGACAATTGGGTTAGATGATGTATAGTGATCATGGGCGCATGGCCCTGTGTCTGACCGGTCACCAGCCGGCCTGTTCCATCTCCATTTTGGCTTCATCTTAGTCTCATCAGAATAATCCCGCAGAAACACTGTTAGGTTAGGATGGGATTCATCTTGAATTTTGTCATCCCCCTGGGACTTCAAATGTCTTGTATGAGTGATTTAAACTATCAGCTTTAGTTTCCTTTATTCAAAAGATCGTTTCGTTGTCGAAATTTCCAGATATCCACACAGTAAGAGAGAACAAATCATAGTACTGAGTGACAATAATTTCTGATGATGTTGCTGTGATATTTGGAGTATGAATGTGTcaatcagaaaagaaaagggcctCTAGATAAGTATCCTAGGAAGATATTGCTTTTACTCGCTTTCGAAAAAAGAACCGCTTTGAGCTTTCTTTCATGTCAAGAAATGATCCCAGTCAGGTTTCTGGTTTGCCATCAATTTACAGCCCCTGACAGAAAGCTTGCAGTAAATTAGGCTTTAGTTTGAGGCTTTGAAAACTTGAAATCGGAAAAAGAATTCATAGCATTGCTTGCACAAAGTATCACATCATCACTAACTGACCATGTTATGAAGACATTTGCTTCTGTACGTTTTGGCCCGATTTGTCGACAAACCGGATACTAGACAGAGCAGTGCCGTACCAATGAGACTGAATGAGTACCAATATTGTGTCGAAAGCAAATGAGATTGTTTCTGAAGTGTCAATCTGATTTGTTTCAGAATCGCCTGTCTGTTCATGATTGTTGTCAATTTGTCAGTGATCTCTGattctctgaattctgaaggaAAAGGAAATTCCATTAAAGCACGGCATTGCCATAGGCTTAGCATGCAATTACCCTATATGGAAATGAAAACAGCATTGGTAGACTGTATCACTATAATGGCAATTAATCATGTAGATCTGACCAAAACGGTTCAGTAATCCGACAAACAGAAGAGAAGAACAATGAAGCCGGTCATGGATGTCAGACAGTTCAGCAAGTTCGGCATCAAACTAGTCACAGATGTCAGAAGAGCAtcatgcaagaaaaaaaatgcagcatGAATAATATATGTCATTATGCTACCTGATACGACAGATACCTAAGTTTTTCTTCCAAGAACTGTCAAATGGATGGCATATGCTATTCTCATCAAGAAAACATTATTTACTCTGACAATCATACGACTATTAGAGGAATAATCTAATGCCCATACCTTcagaaattatattaatatgatCATTAGACAAGAATATTCCTCTAATATCTGGAAAGTTATGGGCATTGGATTGGTTGAAGAGAAAATACTAAGGATGGCACATAACCTTTGTgctgtatgtttttttttccaaacaaaagaaaattttgggctgttTGTGTCTGAGTGGGAGGGGTTATCAGTGAATTATCTTTCGGTGCTACATTACATCTCTGAGACAAATCTAAAAACCTTGTACACATAAGACAAATACACATAAAAGATTGCATCAACATCACCATATGTCGATCTTTTGCTCTATCTCCATCATCATGGGGAAATTTCTTCCATGTTTGACAGTACTACATGAAGTTGAATCTACAGGATGATGAAATACTTTTTACTTGGCAGCAACTAGATCTAATGATGAATAGCAATTCTTATAAATATTGATGCGTGAAATAGTCAATGCCCAGCTCATAGCTTCATTGGTTGGCTACTACGATTTCAAGTTCtcaacagataaaaaaaaatatgaaaggaCATTGAACATCATCTATAATCTTTAcgttaaaaaaatcatctacAATCTTTAATATATTATCTTGTTCATAGGCTATGCTGGGAGGCTTAGGTGATCCTATGAGGGGCTGAGGGCAGTTTAGTTTACAATCATATCTTAGACTGATTGTACCTACTTCGCTGTCGATCCAATGAACAAAGATGTATATATTGCTCTAGCATGAATCTGCTTAAGAAATCATGCTtccatatatactccctctgtattttaatgcatgatgccgttgactttttttaccaatgtttgaccatttgtcttattcaaaattttttgcaaatataaaaatatttatatcatgcttaaagaacatttgatgataaatcaaggcacaataaaataaatgataattacataaatctTTTCAATAATATGATTGGACAaacgttgataaaaaaaactcaacgacgtcatacattaaaatacgaggGGGTAACATTTTTCTAAACACAAACACTTCACATGCCAATTTATTAAGAAGGGAGATTTTGCAGTAATCTAGTGTCACAGTCAAACTGTAATGGTTAGTCCAATAAATCTAATAATTCAAATCAATATAAATAAATCAATGCATGCTTTGCATCGAACCGATTCGCGATCATCTATCCTTGCCTGTGGCACTTACTCTTTGTTTTTGCTCCATTCACCTTTTTAGGAAACATTGTATCTTAGGTACTATAAAGTTGAGCAGACACCTAGCCTTTCTCTAGATAGTAAAGAGAGGAgactaaaaaaatgttttgtgaCATCTTTCCAAAGTGAGATAAGGGTACAAGccataagtattttttttattaagccTTCTTGTTATTATAGATTTATCACTTAGAAGAAGGATTGTTCTGTTTTAGTTTGTTAGGCGATGAGGATGAATGACAGGAACACTACTTGGTGGTTGTTGACAGATAGACCACTAGCCACCTTAGCTCAATTATTGACATAAAAATTATAGGTTTCCTGACAAATTTTGATCCCATACTAGGATACAAATTTATACTAATTAAACTGGCAAATAAGTATTTAATTGTTTTATGGTATTTTGATGGTTCATGTGAATATGTTTCCAAGAAGAACAAATTAATTGTTCAcataaaattcatataagatcATTAGGCTAGCTTCATCCATGGAAAATATTATCTCTGCAAgtagagggaaaagaaaagattaaaaacaatattttgcCACAACATGAACTGGTATGGTGCGGTTCATCGTCATATCTGAAATCCTAAAATCTCCATGGAGCTCCTGATCAGAGATTTTTCAGCAGGCTGCCCACCAAAATCTCAGCAATTACCTCAGTCCAATGTCTTATCTGACCTAAAGGATGAAATGGACCGGCCTGAAAAGAGAAAACTACTAACCTTTTGGTTTGTGAAATCCTGAGTTGGTATCCTAGATGCTTTTGTCATGCTTTCAAAATTAGTACAAAAATAGGCCTAAAAAGAATTacataaaaaccaaaaaaaaatgtgcatctGGTGTTGTGCTGTCACTCTTTCGATTTCTCGGACAATTTTATTCAATATGAAAGTGTGCCAGCAGATTGTTCAGCACTCATAAGACAAAGGAAGAAATCTTTACAACTTCAAAAGTTGTCCAATCTTGTAATCAACATTTACACAATCACACAGGGTTGCCCCCCACTAACATGGTAAGCTCTCCATTCTGCATTTTCATAGCACAAATGGAACACATGTGGATCTTAATGAGGGAATCAAAATAAAAGCAAACTGAACCATCTATCAATCATGAAGCTTAGGTTTGCATCAGAGAAGTTTGGAGTCTAGCACTTCATTCAGATGAGGAGCATTCATTCCATATGGAATGCCAACACAGACTGATAAAAccatttgccaaacaaataGAGTAGGTGGCACAAGAATGGAATAGTTTATCCTTCCAACTATGCAAGATTGCAAGCCCTGATATTTCTGGCACAGGCAAGAACCCCTTTTTCACTGAATGGCACTGATACAAGCCTATAATAAATGATAGTCTTTGACAATTATACAGATAATAATGAACAGTAGGAAATATGGGGCAAtatttggagaatagtcgaGCAATAAGGCATTTATTCTCCTTTTGGCTATGAGATATCTTCATATCTCTTAGCATTGTACAATCATGCTTTCTTTGATGAAAGAAAATTTTGCAGTTCATTGCATCACACTTTAGACATCTAGCTTTGCACGAAACAAATGCCGTACCAATGCTATATAACTTCAGGCTTGTTTTCtcttaatatataaataaaaagtcaaaaattgACTGCcatttgattgtttttttttcagggaaaaAGGGACTTCATTAATTATGAACCTCAGATTAATCCTGAAGGATCCTCTGTCTGATAAATTtataattatcttttttttctcgaataTGCAGGAGAGTTGTGTATCTTTGCATTTAAGAATAATAAATTTACAAGATGGCCAAACCAAAAATTAGACATCTTCTGAGTTCAAGCCATATTTGCTAATTCATGACTAACTTTATTTTGATCTCTATGAATCTTCTGAAATGTAAAACCCCTCTTTCTGGACAGTAGCTCATTCGTCTCCCTGATCACAAAAGCATGATCAGATCTGTCCATTTTCTTGGTCTGATTGTTAGCCTTTCTTTTCCCCTAAAAAAGAGGTTTGTGATTGCTAAGTTTGATTGTGATTGCTTAGTTAGATCGTGTCATCATAGGCAGCAATGATATGAAAAATTTAACCAAAGCGcattattaacaacaaataactAATTAGTCTTGCTGTTGTCATGCTTAACCATGTCTGTTTAACCTAGCTAACAAAATATTTTGTCTGTTAGTgcagtttgtttttttatgtcaGTGGAAGCTGCATTTTCAGTCTCAAGAGTTAGGCTAGCATTTTACAAATTTTAGATGAACTTTTTCTGAATGATCCTCAAAAGACTAGTTTAACTAGAGAGCTTTGTCAGAAAAGAAAACTCAACTAAAGCACCTGCACGTGTGCAGGATGAAGCCAACTAAATCCTGTTAAAAGTGAGCCTCTTAAAACTAAATGCTGGTAAAGTGAGCTCTtagctttctttttctctctctatatcAAACCATGGGCTCAAATTGAGttctatttgttttttcttaagtAACAATTTTGTGAACAAGGGTGAGGTGTGCATATCTTAGGACGGATCTACTTAACTTATTTACCCTTAATTTGGTACTATTTATTATGTAGATTATAGCGCATGCATCAGGCCATACCATTTGCACTTGGTTCTTTTGATTATTGTAAGGAATTAGTTCTTCAGATAACTACCGATAGTCACTTACAAGTTGGTTAGCTCACACTAAAATAATGCATGTGTATGGTCAAAAAGTACCATAATCATGACCTCATAAACCATCAGACAAATTACTTCAAGCAACttcctctgtcaaaaaaaaataatctaagagCGGATGGAACACTTCCtgatacaataaatttggataGCTATCTGTCCAGATTAATTGTATTAGGAATTGTCTCATCTactactagattggttttttctgagacggaggaagtacaccTTGAGTGACATAGAGAAATCAATAGCATTGTACCTTGTACTCCATGTTAATCACGTCACTCTTAGACTTAACCAAAGTGATATGATCCACTAGATTAGAGCCCCACTAGCTAATTGTACTTGGCACAAGATTTATTTCAAAGTAAAAGTTGGAATACATACTTTGAATAAATTCATAAATACTTCCTTCTGTAATAGGTTTAAGGTTATTTTgaagtaaaaatattttcaatttatttatcCATAGTTATTTTCTTTGGTAATAGATTGATACCGTTGCCAGAAATTATActtgattttaaaaaaaaacatcccttATTAATAAGACGAAGCTCTTCTATTCTTTTTATCTTTCAGAGTCGATCAGGTGACACTTTGACcaccaaattttagcattatatattttttaacaaaagtTAAAAGTACAAGAATGATCTGAAAGTATTTCCATGGCAAGTTGGCCAGTACAATTTTTCAGCATTCTAGAGTGGAACTTTCATGTTACTGGACAGGGTGGTGATTAGTTCCTCATCAGGCAACAGTAATGACCTACTTTTCATTTACTTTGGGCAAAAATTAACAGCACAATACTGTCATTGGAAATACATGCTCCGTGACTGCACACGAAAGCAACagtaattaataatataattgTACATTTATATGCAGGGACAAAGTTAAGGTCAACTCATTGTGATCCACAAACTGAACCAAGCTTCAGTTTTTGTTtcccctgaaaaaaaaactttgatttAATTTCTTAATTGAGTGAGGCACATACATCCATGAACAGGATGCTGGTTTCAAGGAGATCCTATGTCACACTATCATGCTAAGCACATTATTTTCTATGAGCTGTTAAGTACTAGATTAGAAAAAGTAATGCATGTGACATAGTGAGGCCAACTCTGAACTTGTGACTGATCAATATGTAGCAGTTGTAGGTTCAGAATCATGCTACAGTACAATCACCCCCTTTGTCTATATTTTCTATGAGCTGTAAGTACTAGTAGATTAGAAAAACTAATGCATGTGGATTACTGAAAGCCAACTATATAACTTGTGACTGATCAGGTAGCAGTTGGTAGGTTCAGAATCATGCTactatactagtagtactaatatACTAGCAACCCttttctaaagttttttttttgaatagtACGATGATGTGGTCATAAACTCGATCATAATGTCAGGTAATTTTAGTAAAAGCATGTTGTTTATACTTGACATTCAGAGAAGTACAGCAAAAATATACTACTAGCATCTACTGTCATGTCGTTTCAGAATGTTGGTGTGAAAGAACATTTGTCACCTTGGTCAATTCTTCAGATGTCAATAATCAAATTGTGACTGAACTCATatagagtactccctctgtttcgcaatgtaaatcattttagcatttctcacattcatattaatgttaataaatctagacatatatatctatttagattcattataatcaatataaatgtgaaaaatgttagaatgacttacattgtgaaacggaggaagtagtaactTCATGATTTGCAACGGTATCCATGTTTTCTCATGCAGTTACCAAAGGACAGTTTGCTGCACATTTTTTTAAGCATAAATACAGAAATTTTAGCTGTGGAAAGATTGTAACGCACATGAActtctttttcaaaaagttgATCCCTTTCTACCTGAAATGAAGTAAAGGAGCACACTTCTGAACATGGAAGCAACAAATTTTCAGGATTCATTTGGAGTTATCTCAAGAGAAAAATAAAGACTCATTTGGAGAATGGGAATATTCACATGTTCGCAGCGGCGGAGCCACCTCGCGGGCTGGTTGGGCAGCCAACCGGGCTCCATGCAAACGTTTTCACTATCCTTTTGTCAgcaaaacatgtaaaaaaattatcaatttCTAGCAAACGCTCGTTGGCCctgtttgatttagattattgagcGAGGAATTACCACAGGTTATTTAGTCaattataaaagtaaattaaatattttaagaaatgaacttaacaaataataaaaacaatGCCTTTGGCTTCCGAACTCAGATGATGCCGTTGGCTCCGCCACTGCATGTTTGCATATATAATTGAAATGGAAGTAGTATTTCTTATTAAATTCATTAGAGAACTCCAATATgtacttaggccttgtttagttggggaatttttttgtttggttatcacatcggatattcacatatttgaagtattaaacgtagtctaataacaaaacaaattacagatttcgctagtaaactgcgagacgaatttattaagcctaattaatctgtcattggcaaatgtttactgtagcacagcATTATCAAATCATtgcttaattaggcttaaaagattcgtctcatattttatacgcaaactgtgtaattggtttttttccatatttaatactttatgcatatgtttaaacattcgatatgatgggtgaaaagttttgttttggaactaaacaaggccttaatagctgagagaaaaacaaatataCCTAGGAACAAGCACATGTAGTAgatgttaatattttttttcccttgataAAATTTTCAAGGAAGCTAGTTGGTTCCTTCCCTCGGACAGACAGCTAAAGCTGGACTGGCACTGcaaccaaaaccaaaccaaaaaaaaaaaattcctcttATTTTTACAGTTACTAGGACCAGTTATTACAGCTTAAACCTCTAACTTATCTTacttc is part of the Oryza glaberrima chromosome 12, OglaRS2, whole genome shotgun sequence genome and harbors:
- the LOC127756393 gene encoding uncharacterized protein LOC127756393, translated to MANNREWMYTGWKRGRAPTDEWVQQTKDFLDYAFSMPNVVVSGKIKCPCSLCRNYVSHKRQMVEMHLCREGFKENYMNWSEHGECSIGQEDQATTSAENEKFDELDRMDDMLVDIAGDYELSEEEPTASAQAFYRMVASADEKVHSQTTHSCLSTISRLLAIKSQYNMPAACYDDVMQLIHELLPSGSKLDDNFYRSKKTLAGLGMPYEKIDVCYNNCMLYYKDNAEKVICDFCKTSRYENEHSKVPRKVLRYLPITPRLQRLYSNEEIAVLMRWHKEHPPHKPNVMMHPSDGEAWAQFDRDFSNFAQDPRNVRLGLAIDGFTPFNMNAATYSCWPMFMVPYNLPPGICMKPENIMLALVIPGPQHPGKNLSSLLEPLVDELLDIWVGVTTWDASKKENFTMKAAYLWSVHDFRAYGDFVGWSTNGNLACPTCLCESKAFRLNNGGKSCWFDCHQCFLPTDHEFRNQSNAFRKDTTIHHGRPSQLSGEQVQAQMNASITDSDNYGKKHNWRHISCFWRLPYFSKLMLRHNIDVMHNEKNVAEAIWNTCFDIADKTKDNVKARQDLQEICHRPWLHLELKANGKWHKPKASYCIDKNDKVTILKWFKELKFPDGYAANISRGVNLAQKKIFGMKSHDYHIFMERLLPAAFRGFLPESIWCMGPSNVDFALCQMSYGFRRRVTSYGCYDINGYRFRLEKYEGKRAALTTINTGVCVSSVDENNNTLEYYGVIADIIKVSWEGSLQLELVLFDCRWFDPTPSGVRRNEHTVWWR